A DNA window from Halorubrum sp. DM2 contains the following coding sequences:
- a CDS encoding ABC transporter substrate-binding protein codes for MSDSDKSKTSPQEAPTRRDTIKYGGAVVGGGLLAGCIGDSDSDATPEQTETETNTSTEETETEDSSYSVTMAPMGTVEFEKPPERVFTDLTHHAGMALALGHGDAVTATWGGERFGPIWNNVLDGVDGVSVDWSDLPGGFNPDKELFYELDSDLHLADPAYATWMETLTADDVAEIESNIAPWFGNTFSNGHAEPPEEWADRYEYYTLWQIFEQVAQVFDERERYESLASIRSSMGELIENERPTEEERPTVASVQPYNDAFWGYQINAPGFLYSHTRPFEAQDAFAPVLDESGEVDLEVLVDVDPDVILVVDSIGGSRIKNVRSQLESDPVGEQLSAVETGRVHAGGVRNQGPILNLFQLEMTAKQLYPEQFGTWPEYQGGPYPEIPEDERLFDRQRVADIINGDS; via the coding sequence GGGCGGTCGTCGGTGGCGGACTGCTCGCTGGGTGTATCGGAGACTCGGACTCCGATGCAACACCCGAACAGACAGAAACCGAGACGAACACGTCGACAGAGGAGACCGAAACCGAGGATAGCAGCTACTCGGTGACGATGGCACCGATGGGGACCGTCGAATTCGAGAAGCCTCCCGAACGAGTGTTCACAGACCTAACTCATCACGCGGGAATGGCACTCGCGCTCGGTCATGGAGACGCAGTGACTGCGACATGGGGGGGAGAGAGATTCGGTCCGATCTGGAACAACGTTCTCGATGGCGTCGACGGCGTGTCAGTCGACTGGTCGGACCTCCCGGGTGGGTTTAATCCTGATAAGGAACTGTTCTACGAACTCGACAGCGACCTCCATCTCGCTGACCCGGCGTACGCGACGTGGATGGAGACGCTAACCGCCGACGATGTCGCGGAGATCGAGTCGAATATCGCTCCGTGGTTCGGAAACACGTTCAGTAACGGTCACGCAGAACCGCCTGAGGAGTGGGCCGATCGGTACGAGTACTACACGCTCTGGCAAATTTTTGAACAGGTCGCACAAGTGTTCGATGAGCGAGAACGGTACGAGTCGCTGGCCTCAATCCGGTCATCAATGGGCGAGTTGATTGAAAATGAGCGTCCAACGGAGGAAGAACGACCGACGGTCGCAAGTGTCCAACCGTACAACGATGCGTTCTGGGGATACCAGATCAATGCGCCCGGCTTCCTGTACTCGCACACTCGGCCGTTCGAGGCGCAGGATGCGTTTGCGCCCGTTCTTGACGAGAGCGGAGAGGTGGATCTTGAGGTATTGGTAGATGTCGATCCAGATGTTATTCTGGTAGTGGATTCAATCGGAGGATCCCGTATTAAAAATGTCCGAAGCCAGCTAGAATCGGATCCGGTTGGAGAACAACTCTCAGCGGTCGAAACAGGCCGCGTTCATGCGGGTGGCGTCAGGAACCAGGGGCCGATCCTAAACCTATTCCAGCTGGAAATGACGGCAAAGCAGTTGTATCCCGAGCAGTTTGGCACGTGGCCCGAGTACCAAGGTGGACCCTACCCAGAAATTCCCGAAGACGAACGGCTGTTCGACCGCCAGCGCGTCGCAGACATCATCAACGGAGACAGCTGA
- a CDS encoding ABC transporter substrate-binding protein has protein sequence MNEDNTNQTNPLTRRNAIKYGGTLAGTGLLAGCTGQSQEEPSSESTPTNESGDGSDESEESTDTEESTEEPTYTAELSPVGEVTLEEPPTDVFAHFPWFADMATALDRGESVNNVWWDGTASTLEYFTAGLDDIEIAWRDRTGAYGFEKEQLYELDSDLHLVDPAWVTTQDNWAREDIDEIAENVGPWLGNYYSSFHQSPPDEWADGYEYHRLWDVFEQIGNLYGERTRYEQLRAVHDDLLDTIEAGLPPEDERPIAAYLSISTDLSAIYVIRLNAPGYFNAHTRPLGAVDAFGGEEWDGAFKQVDMEAVLEADPDAILALWTVTDAVDFEQMHQNLADDPVGRELAAVRNDRVTVQGTRWQGPLMNLFQLEMTAKQLYPEQFGAWPTYENGDTYPEFSREEQLFDHQRVAEIITGDD, from the coding sequence GTGAACGAAGACAACACAAATCAAACGAACCCACTAACCCGAAGAAACGCGATCAAGTACGGCGGCACACTCGCCGGTACGGGACTGCTCGCTGGCTGTACCGGACAGTCACAGGAGGAGCCGAGTTCGGAGTCGACGCCGACCAACGAGTCGGGAGACGGGAGCGACGAGTCAGAGGAATCGACCGACACCGAAGAGTCGACCGAGGAACCGACGTACACTGCCGAGCTGTCGCCGGTCGGCGAGGTCACACTCGAGGAGCCGCCAACCGACGTGTTCGCGCACTTCCCGTGGTTCGCTGACATGGCGACCGCACTCGACCGCGGCGAGAGCGTCAACAACGTCTGGTGGGACGGCACCGCCTCGACGCTGGAGTACTTCACCGCCGGGCTCGACGACATCGAGATCGCGTGGCGAGACAGAACTGGTGCGTACGGGTTCGAGAAAGAGCAGCTGTACGAACTCGACAGCGACCTCCACCTCGTCGATCCCGCCTGGGTGACGACCCAGGACAACTGGGCCCGAGAGGACATCGACGAGATCGCCGAAAACGTCGGTCCGTGGCTCGGTAACTACTACAGCAGCTTCCACCAGTCGCCGCCCGACGAGTGGGCCGACGGCTACGAGTACCACCGGCTCTGGGACGTGTTCGAGCAGATCGGGAACCTGTACGGCGAGCGGACCCGGTACGAGCAGCTGCGGGCCGTTCACGACGATCTCCTCGACACCATCGAGGCTGGGCTTCCGCCGGAGGACGAGCGCCCGATCGCGGCGTACCTCTCGATCTCGACGGATCTGTCCGCGATCTACGTGATCCGACTCAACGCGCCGGGGTACTTCAACGCCCACACCCGGCCGCTCGGGGCGGTCGACGCCTTCGGCGGCGAGGAGTGGGACGGCGCGTTCAAACAGGTCGACATGGAGGCCGTGCTGGAGGCCGACCCCGACGCGATCCTCGCGCTGTGGACGGTTACGGACGCCGTCGACTTCGAGCAGATGCACCAGAACCTCGCCGACGACCCCGTCGGCCGCGAGTTGGCGGCCGTCCGGAACGACCGAGTGACTGTTCAGGGGACGCGCTGGCAGGGACCGCTGATGAACCTCTTCCAGCTGGAGATGACCGCCAAGCAACTGTATCCGGAGCAGTTCGGCGCGTGGCCGACCTACGAGAACGGCGACACGTATCCCGAGTTCAGCCGCGAGGAGCAGCTGTTCGACCACCAGCGCGTTGCGGAGATCATTACCGGAGACGACTGA
- a CDS encoding ABC transporter substrate-binding protein: MSDTDDTNDTIRQGASTRRETIKYGGTLAGIGLLAGCTGGGSGSTEATSGDGDDGDESTAEPEADESEDDEPESTSYEACIEPAGCLTFEEVPETYAVYNGGWADMAFALGQREGFLTAGNMIPGFFFEPFGLDVPPQDELPSMWSEGGWDKESFYELDPDVFLIDPNYLHGTGWDSNWDESDTQEINDNVAPFFGNNCRRRREFHDYKLYTLYEAFDRLADLFQERERYEAFVEIHDELQTEIADRLPPESERPEVGLINGGSNPAKGEFYPLNTKDEGYEMKPYRDLDVKSAFSQELEEGGQIDYERLLEIDPEIIIVHWGIGTTGDTDSFSAAAFRKQYVTPMEEDAVGSELTAVQEGNVYPGAYGEQGPIVSLLQTEMKAQQLYPEEFGEFDPEAFPEVPEENQLFDRQRVRDIIAGDV; this comes from the coding sequence ATGAGCGACACCGACGATACCAACGACACGATTCGACAGGGGGCATCGACGCGGAGAGAGACGATCAAGTACGGCGGAACGCTCGCGGGGATCGGACTACTGGCGGGCTGTACCGGCGGCGGTAGCGGATCCACGGAAGCCACGAGCGGAGACGGGGACGACGGCGACGAATCGACGGCGGAGCCCGAGGCCGACGAGTCTGAGGACGACGAACCGGAGTCGACGAGCTACGAGGCGTGTATCGAGCCGGCCGGCTGTCTCACCTTCGAGGAGGTCCCCGAGACGTACGCCGTGTACAACGGCGGCTGGGCCGACATGGCGTTCGCCCTCGGCCAGCGCGAGGGGTTCCTCACCGCCGGCAACATGATTCCCGGATTTTTTTTCGAGCCGTTCGGGCTCGACGTGCCACCACAGGACGAACTCCCGTCGATGTGGTCCGAGGGCGGCTGGGACAAGGAGAGCTTCTACGAGCTCGACCCGGACGTGTTCCTCATCGATCCGAACTACCTGCACGGGACCGGCTGGGACAGCAACTGGGACGAGTCCGATACCCAGGAGATCAACGACAACGTCGCGCCCTTCTTCGGGAACAACTGCCGGCGGCGGCGGGAGTTCCACGACTACAAGCTCTACACGCTGTACGAGGCGTTCGACCGGCTCGCCGACCTCTTCCAGGAGCGCGAGCGCTACGAGGCGTTCGTCGAGATTCACGACGAGCTACAGACCGAGATCGCCGACAGGCTCCCGCCCGAGAGCGAGCGGCCGGAAGTCGGACTCATCAACGGAGGTTCAAATCCCGCGAAGGGTGAGTTCTACCCGCTGAACACGAAAGACGAGGGGTACGAAATGAAGCCCTATCGGGACCTCGACGTGAAGAGCGCCTTCTCCCAAGAGCTTGAGGAGGGCGGCCAGATCGACTACGAGCGCCTGCTCGAGATCGACCCGGAGATCATCATCGTCCACTGGGGGATCGGGACGACCGGCGACACGGACTCCTTCTCCGCGGCGGCGTTCCGCAAGCAGTACGTGACGCCGATGGAGGAGGACGCCGTCGGAAGCGAACTCACTGCCGTACAGGAGGGCAACGTCTACCCCGGCGCGTACGGCGAGCAGGGGCCGATCGTCAGCCTCCTCCAGACGGAGATGAAGGCCCAGCAACTCTATCCCGAGGAGTTCGGTGAGTTCGATCCCGAGGCGTTCCCCGAGGTGCCCGAGGAAAACCAGCTGTTCGACCGCCAGCGGGTCCGCGACATCATCGCAGGTGACGTCTGA
- a CDS encoding FAD-dependent oxidoreductase, producing MTTKPTATAASDPDAPIDHDVAVVGGGAAGLAAAVFTARYGLDTTVFDGGKAAITQCAHVENYLGFPGGVSPERFLELGRAQASHEGATVRNERVTAVRPYEAGFVVETVDGEHVAGRVVVAAAYDGDVFAPVAEAFDGATSDADDGDDRDGGDNEGNADEGGDDDSDDEHDIFVPSDAGRTELDGLYVAGWMSDETAHQIGINAGHGARVGLALARDDMSERYWPAVGERYVDWVVHEERYGGDGWDEHVDEWFDREMLPADGDLDQGTIDAAREDLKAEFLGRGIDADERDRREREGQRMLLDHVDNDLIRERASELKASGSVGETESVR from the coding sequence ATGACCACGAAACCGACCGCCACAGCCGCGAGCGACCCGGACGCCCCAATAGACCACGATGTCGCGGTCGTCGGCGGCGGCGCTGCCGGACTCGCGGCCGCCGTCTTCACCGCACGCTACGGGCTCGACACGACGGTGTTCGACGGCGGCAAGGCGGCGATCACGCAGTGTGCCCACGTCGAGAACTACCTCGGGTTCCCGGGCGGCGTCAGCCCGGAGCGATTCCTCGAACTGGGTCGCGCGCAGGCGAGCCACGAGGGAGCGACGGTCCGCAACGAGCGTGTCACGGCCGTTCGCCCGTACGAGGCGGGGTTCGTCGTCGAGACGGTCGACGGCGAGCACGTCGCCGGGCGGGTCGTCGTCGCGGCCGCGTACGACGGCGACGTCTTCGCGCCGGTCGCCGAGGCGTTCGACGGGGCCACGTCTGACGCCGACGACGGTGACGACCGCGACGGCGGCGACAACGAGGGCAATGCGGACGAGGGCGGCGACGACGACAGCGACGACGAACACGACATATTCGTCCCGAGCGACGCGGGTCGGACCGAGCTCGACGGGCTGTACGTCGCCGGCTGGATGAGCGACGAAACCGCCCACCAGATCGGGATCAACGCCGGGCACGGGGCTCGCGTTGGCCTGGCGCTCGCACGCGACGACATGAGCGAGCGCTACTGGCCCGCGGTCGGCGAGCGCTACGTCGACTGGGTCGTCCACGAGGAGCGGTACGGCGGCGACGGCTGGGACGAGCACGTCGACGAGTGGTTCGACCGCGAGATGCTCCCGGCCGATGGCGACCTCGATCAGGGAACGATCGACGCTGCCCGCGAGGACTTGAAGGCGGAGTTCCTCGGTCGGGGGATCGACGCGGACGAACGGGACCGCCGGGAGCGCGAGGGCCAACGGATGCTCCTCGACCACGTCGACAACGACCTGATCCGCGAGCGCGCGAGCGAACTCAAAGCGAGTGGGAGTGTAGGGGAGACTGAGAGCGTCCGGTAG
- a CDS encoding ABC transporter substrate-binding protein, which produces MPKDDAAHEAPTRRDYMKYGGAVVGGGLLAGCAGQSDSGSTPTETDSGETETDTSTEESEPEDTSYSVTMEPVGEVTFESVPEEIIGHGASTEAAITLGHGDAVVNTVSEGGGLYTGFLNRLPDVSFPDIDNMSGVRNEGALNKEQVYEVDPDLIGIDPNWLLTWASAEPSDIEEITGNVAPFFGNFSREKRADDWANWPNGEYAYYSIYDLMEKWGEMFQEPERARALNEMGQSFYEQLQSELPPVDERPTVGLPNSFGIGLDLDIVLYSLQTEIDIASGKKQYQDIGVTDAFEGFYDGKARATVDYEAMLEYDPDVLLLHFAITGPETYRKAVEKLQNDPVASQLSAVQNDRVYPGSFINHGPVSYMFQTEMAAKQVYPDIFGEFPGLGEPVPESEQLFDRQRVANIINGDI; this is translated from the coding sequence ATGCCGAAAGATGACGCGGCACATGAGGCACCGACGCGGCGAGACTACATGAAGTACGGCGGGGCTGTGGTTGGCGGCGGGTTGCTCGCTGGCTGTGCGGGGCAGTCTGATTCCGGATCGACGCCGACTGAGACGGATAGTGGCGAGACAGAGACGGACACATCGACAGAAGAGAGTGAACCCGAGGACACGAGCTACTCGGTCACAATGGAACCAGTCGGTGAGGTGACCTTCGAGTCCGTTCCCGAGGAAATAATCGGTCACGGAGCTTCCACTGAGGCTGCTATCACCCTTGGACATGGCGACGCGGTTGTGAATACGGTCAGTGAAGGTGGCGGCTTATATACCGGATTCCTGAACCGTCTTCCTGATGTTTCGTTCCCAGATATCGACAATATGAGTGGGGTCCGAAACGAAGGGGCACTCAACAAGGAGCAAGTTTACGAGGTCGATCCGGATCTGATCGGGATCGATCCGAACTGGCTGCTCACGTGGGCCTCCGCGGAGCCCTCCGACATCGAGGAGATCACCGGGAACGTCGCGCCGTTCTTTGGGAACTTCAGCCGCGAGAAGCGGGCCGACGACTGGGCTAACTGGCCGAACGGGGAGTACGCCTACTATAGCATCTACGACCTCATGGAAAAGTGGGGGGAGATGTTCCAAGAGCCGGAGCGAGCCCGAGCACTGAACGAGATGGGCCAGTCGTTCTACGAACAGCTTCAGTCGGAGCTCCCGCCTGTTGACGAACGACCGACGGTCGGACTTCCCAATTCATTCGGGATCGGACTTGACCTGGATATCGTTTTGTACAGCCTACAGACGGAAATCGACATAGCGAGCGGAAAGAAGCAGTACCAAGATATCGGCGTCACGGACGCCTTCGAGGGCTTCTACGACGGGAAGGCCCGGGCGACTGTAGATTACGAGGCGATGCTCGAGTACGACCCCGATGTCCTCCTGCTTCACTTCGCTATCACCGGTCCGGAGACGTACCGCAAGGCGGTCGAAAAGCTACAAAATGACCCGGTTGCCAGCCAACTGAGCGCCGTTCAGAACGACCGGGTCTATCCGGGCAGCTTCATCAACCACGGTCCGGTCAGCTACATGTTCCAAACGGAGATGGCAGCCAAGCAGGTGTACCCGGACATCTTCGGCGAGTTCCCCGGACTCGGCGAGCCCGTTCCTGAAAGCGAACAGCTGTTCGACCGCCAGCGCGTCGCGAACATCATCAACGGCGATATTTAA
- a CDS encoding FAD-binding protein codes for MSTVPSDVVVVGGGVAGLSAATFTSRHGLNTQVVDAGESILRRNAHLENFPGFPTGVNARQLLDLLGEQAEEAGATRREATVTGVTRTDDGFAVETAAGDRYRTEYVVAATKNEVGYLDGVDGVGVIERGKAFVDVDERGRTGVEGLYAAGRLAEKPHQAIVCAGHGAEVGVTILEDDDRPFYHDWVTPEGYFTDRGRDLPPGCEEIDAEERRAREDASLDVMRERFAEPHPDEQETHPSLEE; via the coding sequence ATGAGCACCGTTCCATCGGACGTGGTCGTCGTCGGTGGCGGCGTCGCCGGCCTCTCGGCGGCGACGTTCACCTCGCGACACGGCCTCAACACACAGGTCGTCGACGCTGGGGAGTCAATCCTCCGACGCAACGCCCACTTAGAGAACTTTCCTGGGTTCCCGACCGGCGTCAACGCTCGGCAGCTGCTCGACCTACTCGGCGAACAGGCCGAGGAGGCGGGCGCGACGCGCCGTGAGGCGACCGTCACGGGGGTTACGCGAACTGACGACGGGTTCGCGGTCGAAACTGCGGCCGGCGACCGCTACCGCACCGAGTACGTCGTCGCGGCGACGAAGAACGAGGTCGGCTACCTCGACGGCGTCGACGGCGTCGGGGTCATCGAACGCGGGAAGGCGTTCGTCGACGTCGATGAGCGCGGCCGAACGGGCGTCGAGGGGCTGTACGCGGCGGGCCGCCTCGCCGAGAAGCCGCATCAGGCGATCGTCTGTGCCGGCCACGGCGCGGAGGTCGGTGTGACGATACTTGAAGACGATGACCGGCCGTTCTACCACGACTGGGTCACCCCCGAGGGGTACTTCACCGACCGCGGCCGGGACCTCCCGCCCGGGTGTGAGGAGATCGACGCCGAGGAACGACGAGCGAGGGAAGACGCCTCGCTGGACGTGATGCGCGAGCGCTTCGCCGAGCCGCACCCCGACGAACAGGAGACGCATCCGAGTCTCGAAGAGTAA
- a CDS encoding metal-dependent transcriptional regulator — protein MTAESDYLLALFIAEQQSSPPISSGQVATALDRSQAATTEMFQRLETEGLVEYESYEGAKLTASGREQAEALHETYVTLSWFFRSVLDLDTHEREAMQMAGLVSPEVAERLAETLVPTDEGPNGGTTFSGDEVGES, from the coding sequence ATGACCGCAGAATCAGACTACCTGCTCGCCTTGTTCATTGCGGAACAGCAGTCATCTCCACCCATATCGTCGGGGCAGGTTGCAACGGCACTTGACCGCTCACAGGCCGCGACGACAGAGATGTTCCAGCGACTTGAGACGGAGGGACTCGTCGAATATGAATCGTACGAGGGAGCAAAATTGACAGCTTCGGGCCGTGAGCAGGCGGAAGCGTTACACGAGACATATGTGACACTCTCGTGGTTTTTCCGCTCGGTGCTAGACCTCGATACACACGAACGCGAGGCGATGCAAATGGCCGGACTGGTTAGTCCGGAAGTCGCTGAGCGACTCGCAGAGACGCTCGTTCCGACTGATGAAGGTCCGAACGGGGGCACGACGTTTTCTGGTGACGAGGTCGGTGAATCGTAG
- a CDS encoding amphi-Trp domain-containing protein: protein MSDIDDEQSTIRSGRNFEEEYRLDASEAGEFLIALGEQLRDDDELTIVGDDWELPFAFGEPVELEVEYEGVDEPELEIEFELPGRTDESGPEIK, encoded by the coding sequence ATGTCCGACATCGACGACGAGCAATCGACGATTCGGTCGGGACGGAACTTCGAGGAGGAGTATCGGCTGGACGCGAGCGAGGCGGGCGAGTTCCTGATCGCGCTCGGCGAACAGCTCCGTGACGACGACGAACTGACGATCGTCGGCGACGACTGGGAACTGCCCTTCGCGTTTGGGGAGCCGGTCGAACTGGAAGTCGAGTACGAGGGCGTCGACGAGCCGGAACTCGAAATCGAATTTGAACTCCCGGGGCGAACCGACGAGAGTGGCCCCGAAATCAAGTAG
- a CDS encoding SLC13 family permease, translating to MVSDAIVISVVLAAFGLLFFRQIRVYPLTRSITAATGAVVVVALGAISPEEALRSIDSETILLLFGMLAHVEALSRSGFYPWAAAQLVRRTGTVRRLVIGTLWLAAILSALALNDAIVLLMTPVLIQAVRDAEVNATGPLVAVILGANIGSVATPLGNPQNAYILSQSGLTTLEFVSVLGPIAGVSLVVTTAMLAVQHNGTPIKSTVSVPDIDRQWAISSGTFLIGTFVLMAALPTVPAGIIAAGMGICHLAWLQLFRRLPGEEVLAEMDWGILVLFVGLFVLVGSVGDTVLVETLRQVGSGLGLAGVTFVLSNLVSNVPAVVLLSTAVSDPTGWYLLAAVSTLAGNATPIASAATLIVLDQASRRGVDLSVVHLIRVGLPVAIVTSVLATVILLV from the coding sequence ATGGTTTCTGACGCAATAGTGATCTCCGTCGTTCTCGCGGCGTTTGGACTGCTCTTTTTCCGACAGATTCGCGTCTATCCGCTCACTCGGTCGATCACTGCTGCAACTGGGGCGGTCGTTGTCGTCGCGCTCGGAGCCATTTCTCCCGAAGAAGCACTCCGTAGCATCGACAGCGAAACGATCCTGTTACTATTCGGAATGCTCGCACACGTCGAGGCGCTCTCAAGAAGCGGATTCTATCCGTGGGCCGCCGCGCAACTGGTCAGACGGACGGGGACGGTTCGGCGGCTGGTGATCGGGACACTCTGGCTGGCCGCCATCTTGAGCGCACTCGCGCTCAACGACGCCATCGTGCTGTTGATGACGCCAGTATTGATACAGGCGGTTCGAGACGCTGAGGTCAATGCTACTGGGCCGCTCGTCGCGGTCATCCTCGGGGCGAATATCGGAAGCGTCGCGACGCCGCTCGGCAACCCACAGAACGCGTACATTCTCAGTCAGAGCGGCCTCACGACGCTCGAATTCGTGAGTGTGCTCGGCCCGATCGCCGGCGTCTCTCTCGTCGTCACGACGGCGATGCTCGCAGTACAGCACAACGGCACGCCGATCAAATCGACCGTTTCAGTCCCCGATATCGACCGTCAGTGGGCGATCTCAAGCGGCACGTTTCTGATCGGTACGTTCGTCCTGATGGCTGCGCTTCCGACGGTACCAGCGGGGATTATCGCCGCAGGGATGGGGATCTGTCACCTCGCATGGCTCCAACTGTTTCGTCGACTTCCCGGTGAAGAAGTCCTCGCAGAGATGGACTGGGGGATCCTTGTGTTGTTCGTCGGACTGTTCGTACTCGTAGGAAGCGTCGGTGACACCGTCCTGGTCGAAACGCTCCGGCAGGTCGGGAGCGGACTTGGCCTAGCTGGTGTGACGTTCGTCCTGTCGAACCTCGTCAGCAACGTGCCCGCCGTCGTGTTGCTGTCGACAGCCGTATCCGATCCCACTGGGTGGTATCTTCTGGCAGCGGTCAGCACGCTCGCGGGAAATGCGACGCCGATTGCGAGCGCGGCGACGCTGATCGTCCTCGATCAGGCGAGTCGACGGGGAGTTGATCTCTCCGTCGTCCATCTCATTCGTGTTGGACTTCCGGTCGCTATCGTGACGAGTGTGCTCGCGACAGTAATCCTGTTAGTCTGA
- a CDS encoding PAS domain-containing sensor histidine kinase, whose protein sequence is MSDGDSKPDNLSSEFFQQMVEAVGVGVGIYGQDGRYIYVNDSYAELFSVTPADLVGVAIWEVAPEIDPDTFDAYWDSFADGDTRQAETVHEYSGSRVPVATVTTQRTIDGASYHFGTIKDITERKAQEREIQQQNERLENFAGLVSHDLRNPLNVAQGYVDMLQADIDRDEITLVDNALERMDSLVSELLQLARTNTPVGETDPVSLFDTVTKAWDSVATIDADLRLAGSDAQILADESRLRELFENLFRNAIEHAGADVEVTVETQSDGFSVADDGPGIPPEERDRVFETGFTTNPDGTGFGLNIVQQIVTGHDWEIQVTESISGGARFAITGVKTVD, encoded by the coding sequence ATGAGCGATGGCGACTCGAAACCGGATAATCTCTCCTCCGAGTTTTTCCAGCAGATGGTCGAGGCAGTCGGCGTCGGCGTCGGGATATACGGACAAGACGGTCGGTATATCTACGTGAACGACTCTTACGCTGAGCTGTTCTCAGTCACGCCGGCCGATCTGGTCGGAGTAGCGATTTGGGAGGTCGCACCCGAGATCGACCCCGACACGTTCGACGCGTACTGGGACTCGTTCGCTGATGGTGACACACGGCAGGCGGAGACTGTCCATGAGTACAGTGGGAGCCGCGTGCCCGTGGCGACGGTCACGACGCAGCGAACGATTGACGGGGCGTCGTACCACTTCGGGACGATCAAAGACATTACTGAACGCAAGGCGCAGGAGCGTGAAATTCAACAACAGAACGAACGTCTGGAGAATTTCGCCGGGCTCGTCTCACACGACCTTCGGAATCCACTCAACGTCGCTCAGGGCTATGTCGATATGCTACAGGCAGACATCGACCGTGATGAGATAACTCTCGTTGACAACGCGCTTGAACGGATGGATTCGCTGGTGTCTGAGCTGTTACAGCTCGCACGGACGAACACACCGGTCGGGGAGACAGACCCAGTGTCGTTGTTCGACACCGTGACGAAAGCCTGGGACTCAGTCGCAACGATCGACGCCGACTTGCGGTTGGCAGGCTCCGATGCGCAGATACTCGCGGATGAGTCCCGATTACGGGAGTTGTTTGAGAACTTATTCCGAAATGCTATCGAACACGCCGGGGCAGACGTAGAGGTAACCGTCGAAACACAGTCGGACGGCTTCTCAGTCGCCGATGATGGACCTGGAATTCCACCCGAAGAGCGTGATCGTGTTTTTGAGACCGGGTTCACGACGAACCCGGACGGGACGGGATTTGGGTTGAATATCGTCCAGCAGATTGTTACCGGCCACGATTGGGAGATACAGGTTACGGAGAGTATCTCGGGAGGCGCACGATTTGCGATTACTGGCGTCAAGACGGTGGATTAG
- a CDS encoding IS5 family transposase codes for MSKISRFTSKAVTLAKNAVGGRGEAAAPEGGGGFADYAVVSLHCLRIYLEKSYRDTLDLLSEMPQIVAEIGLEAGDLPHHSTLVKAFDRLEMEIWRVLLRLSAQLHDTADHAAMDATFFDRETASKHYCRRTNYRVQTLKTTALVDTKTQAVLDVHCTTEKRHDTQIGWQLALRNAGEIASLAADKGYDWQRLREKLREEDVRPLIKHREFRPVDCAHNARIDESLYGQRAMSEAVFSTIKRTLGHAVRARAWYREFREIVLMCAVYNIKRAVKP; via the coding sequence ATGTCGAAGATCTCCCGCTTCACGAGCAAGGCGGTCACGTTAGCTAAAAATGCTGTTGGTGGCCGAGGCGAAGCCGCCGCCCCCGAAGGGGGTGGGGGCTTCGCCGACTACGCCGTCGTTTCGCTCCACTGTCTCCGGATTTACCTAGAGAAATCCTACCGCGACACCCTCGATCTCCTGAGCGAAATGCCACAAATAGTGGCCGAGATCGGCCTCGAAGCGGGCGATCTTCCGCATCACTCGACGCTAGTCAAGGCGTTTGATAGGTTAGAGATGGAGATCTGGCGAGTGCTGCTGCGCCTCTCGGCGCAGTTGCACGATACCGCCGATCACGCCGCGATGGACGCGACGTTCTTCGACCGTGAAACCGCCAGCAAGCACTACTGTCGTCGGACGAATTATCGCGTTCAAACGCTGAAAACGACCGCTCTCGTCGATACAAAAACGCAAGCTGTGCTCGACGTTCACTGTACGACCGAGAAACGCCACGACACGCAGATCGGCTGGCAACTCGCCCTCCGCAACGCGGGCGAGATTGCCAGCCTCGCCGCCGACAAAGGCTACGATTGGCAGCGATTACGCGAAAAATTGCGCGAAGAAGACGTGAGACCGCTGATCAAGCACCGTGAGTTCCGACCCGTCGATTGCGCGCATAACGCGCGAATCGACGAGTCTCTATACGGCCAGAGAGCGATGTCTGAGGCCGTCTTCTCAACGATCAAGCGGACGCTCGGCCACGCGGTGCGTGCCCGAGCGTGGTACCGCGAATTTCGTGAGATCGTTCTGATGTGTGCGGTCTACAACATCAAGCGAGCCGTGAAACCGTGA